The uncultured Flavobacterium sp. genome has a window encoding:
- a CDS encoding M14 family metallopeptidase, with translation MKLFTIFISLFTITIFAQNNKKYDTFFEKGNGNQSASYEETIKYYKLLANDFPTIQMKEMGLTDSGEPLHMVVYNPDKEFDFEKIQKNKAILFINNGIHAGEPDGIDATMQFYRDLAIGKLKAPKNTVLVTIPVYNIGGALNRNSTTRANQDGPEIYGFRGNARNYDLNRDLMKSDTRNTKSFVEIFQKINPDVFIDNHVSNGSDYQYKLTYIMTQHNKLGTVLGDFMNNEMMPALVKDLQQKKIETTPYVDSFKDTPDKGFGQFVDSPRYTTGYTSLFNTIGFVVETHMLKKYAERVKMTYEYTKSTLDFTDANYQKIKDLRIKNLEQYQPKKSYTLKWELDSTKATKFSFLGYEAGYKKSEATTGNRLYYDRNKPYKKDVPYIKEFKSTKDVVIPFAYIIPRGYWNIIDLLKNNNITYSQLKKDTIIEVESYKIADFKTVSNAYEGHYLHYNTSINSKVVKMAFAKGDYLVPTNQKGVKYLVEAFEPEGVDSFFNWNFFDPILQQKEHYSEYIFEDTAAKLLKENPTLKAELESKKQTDAEFAKNPAAQLDWIYKHSVYYEKAHLQYPVYRLL, from the coding sequence ATGAAACTTTTCACCATTTTCATTTCACTTTTTACAATCACCATTTTCGCTCAAAACAATAAAAAATATGATACCTTTTTTGAGAAAGGAAACGGAAATCAATCAGCTTCGTATGAAGAAACTATAAAGTATTATAAACTTTTAGCCAATGATTTCCCTACGATTCAAATGAAAGAAATGGGCTTGACAGATTCCGGTGAACCTTTGCACATGGTAGTTTATAATCCGGACAAGGAATTTGATTTCGAAAAAATCCAGAAAAACAAAGCAATACTTTTTATCAATAACGGAATTCACGCCGGAGAACCTGACGGAATCGACGCAACTATGCAATTCTACAGAGATTTAGCAATTGGAAAATTAAAAGCTCCTAAAAACACCGTTTTGGTTACTATTCCGGTTTATAATATTGGTGGCGCTTTAAACCGAAATTCGACTACAAGAGCCAATCAGGACGGTCCTGAAATTTACGGTTTTAGAGGAAACGCCAGAAACTATGATTTGAACCGTGATTTAATGAAATCAGACACTCGAAATACAAAGAGTTTTGTGGAAATTTTTCAGAAAATAAATCCTGATGTTTTTATTGATAATCACGTAAGCAACGGATCTGATTATCAATACAAGCTAACTTATATTATGACGCAGCATAATAAATTAGGAACCGTTTTGGGCGATTTTATGAATAATGAAATGATGCCCGCTTTGGTCAAAGATTTGCAACAAAAGAAAATTGAAACTACGCCTTATGTAGACTCTTTTAAAGACACTCCGGACAAAGGTTTTGGACAGTTTGTAGACAGTCCGAGATATACAACGGGTTATACTTCGTTGTTCAATACAATTGGTTTTGTGGTTGAAACACATATGTTGAAAAAATATGCTGAACGTGTAAAAATGACTTATGAATACACAAAATCGACTTTGGATTTTACAGATGCTAATTATCAAAAAATCAAAGATCTCCGAATTAAAAACCTGGAACAATATCAGCCTAAAAAATCGTATACTTTAAAATGGGAATTAGACAGTACAAAAGCAACTAAATTTTCATTTTTAGGATATGAAGCCGGTTACAAAAAAAGCGAAGCTACAACAGGAAATCGTTTGTACTACGATAGAAATAAACCGTATAAAAAAGATGTTCCATATATCAAAGAATTCAAATCAACAAAAGACGTTGTTATACCTTTTGCTTATATCATTCCGCGTGGTTATTGGAATATTATTGACCTTTTGAAGAATAACAATATCACCTATTCTCAACTTAAAAAAGATACTATTATTGAGGTTGAAAGCTATAAAATTGCCGATTTTAAAACCGTTTCAAATGCTTACGAAGGGCATTATTTGCACTACAATACAAGTATAAATTCTAAAGTTGTAAAAATGGCTTTCGCCAAAGGTGACTACCTGGTTCCAACAAATCAAAAAGGAGTAAAATACTTAGTTGAAGCTTTTGAACCTGAAGGTGTTGATTCGTTTTTTAACTGGAATTTCTTCGATCCTATTTTACAGCAAAAAGAACATTACTCTGAATATATTTTTGAAGATACTGCTGCAAAACTCTTAAAAGAAAACCCAACTTTAAAAGCCGAATTAGAATCTAAAAAACAAACTGACGCTGAATTCGCTAAAAACCCTGCAGCACAATTAGACTGGATTTACAAACATTCAGTTTATTATGAAAAGGCGCATTTGCAATATCCTGTTTATCGATTGCTTTAG